tacaaatatgattttcatattagctaaatctaaaatttactctaaataaaatagaataaatctTAGAAATCACATAGGTTGtatatgaaattacaatttattCTTCTTTAGATTGTAATTACATCAATCCCTtcaaaattaacataaattcgatacattaatatgcagctcgaatacattaaagaatATCTCTGATACATTATAGCATAAACCGGATACATTGTTTTGTTCATACTTATTTTTCTTCGCTTTCATTGTTTTGTTCATacttattttgatttgttataGTCGAACTTAGAATCTTTCAGAAACAACATTTTTTACTTCAATACGGTACGGTCTGCATAAACTCTACTCTCCCTAGATTAtacttgtgggatttcactatgTATATTGTTGTTATGAAACTTTTCGACATAAATTTGAATATCTCAGACTAAAATATCAATTTCGAACACTAGAAGGAAAATCAAAGTAATTTCTTcgataaatttgaattttccttcattgaattttcattttatatcgTCTATCAATAGAATTTCAATGTAATTTTACAAAAGTGGAATACGGGGGAAGTAGAGTTTTTCATAGATCATATCACTATTTCGAGATGTAGAGACGTTGTTTTCGAGAAAATATACTCCTATCATATTGTAATTCTCAAAACTAAAGGGTAAAACTTGTACAATTCTACAAACTTATAACTAATTTTGATTCCATAAAATAACCGCCAATAGCTAAAACCCCTTACATAAACCTCACAAGGTCAACAACAATGGCGAAAAGCTCAATAACAATGGCGTTTTACAaaccattcttcttcttcttcagttctcttctctatttttctacTGCTCAATCTCCGCCTCCACCACCACCTCCACAATCGCTAATTAACGCCGCGGAGACTCTGTCGAACTCCGGCTATATTTCAATGTCACTCACACTTGAGCTCATTGCTGATACAGTTATCTCACGGGCTACTAAAAATTCACTTACCGGTTCTGCTCTCACCATTTTCTCACCACCCGATTCGTCTTTCTCCGATTTTGGTCAGCCTTCTCTTTCTCATATCCTTCTCCATTTCTCCCCTGTTTCGATTTCACTCTCTTCACTTCAATCCCTTCcgttttcttcaaaaataccTTCGTTATCACCTTCCAGTTCACTTTATGTTACGAGTGTTGGTTCTGATTCGCGTGTTTCTATCAACAATGTTGAAATCGTTGGTTCGCCGATTTATGATGATGGGTATGTAATCGTTTTCGGAATTGAAGATTTCTTCACCCAGAATTTCACTCAGCCGGAAACGAATCGGAACCCGAATTTCAAATCGAGTCCTCAATGTATCAGGTTGGATCCATTTTCTCGGTTTTACGAGGTGTCGTTGATGTTGAAATCGAAGGGGTATTTGATTATGGCTTCGTTTTTAGAGTTACAACTGATTGGGTTTTTGAAGAATACGGAGCTGAAATTAACAGTGTTTGCTCCAATGGACGATGCAATTGTTGGATTTTCCGGGGATTTCCCTGTGTATCAGCAGCTGTTTTTGAGGCATTTGGTTCCCTGTGTACTGTACTGGACTGATTTGAATGAAATGGTAAATGGAACTGAGTTTAAGAACTACGTTAATGGGTTGAGTTTGACGATAACAAAAGTGAATGATGTGAGCTTTGTTAATGGAGTCGAAATCACTTACCCAGATTTGTATTACAATGATTGGGTTGTTGTTCATGGATTACAGAGCTTGATTCCATTACCTGATGAAATCGATGGTGAAATCCATGAAGATCCCGTAAAACCCGAGGTTGATGCTTCCATCGCCCCTGATCGAAGTGAATTCTAAGGTATCTCAAAGTTCATTTCGAGCATCGTGTTTGATTGATTGTAtctctctgtgtgtgtgtgatCATGGAAATTGCTGTTTCTGGGAAAAGTTTATTATACTTCTGTAGATTTCGTGTTTTTGAATACGATGAAATTGCTTGAATAGAATCCAATATAACTCTGTTTGATCTTGATAATGTTCATTTTCTGCAATGTAACCATGTTGATCCTTGATCATGCTCGAGTTTTAGTTTTCGAGGATCAAGAACTTGCTTGGTATGAGTTTTGGACCAGCTAGAGACGATGTAACATGCTTAGGGAAGTGTGGAATAACAATATGAACgaagaaacatgaaaaaagaaagaactaCGTCTCAGTATCAAACAAGTTAGGATCGACTATATGAATCCTGAATGGTCATAGAAAAGGGGACAAGAAAGAAAATGGACATAGTAAAGCATATGAATCTTGAGCTAACAATACTGAAAACAAAAGCTACGTCTCAGTATCAAACAAGTTTAGATCGACTATATGAGTCTCTAACGACCATGTTTTGAAGCTCGTCTTCATCCAACTAAAGGACTTTTCCTTAGTTTCTCAAGTTTTCGCCATAAAGCTTTAACAATATCCTCTTTTCCCTCATCAAGAAGTGCACGTTTTAGGTTATCAAACAATGGAATTGGAGGTCTCATGCCCATATCAAGCATTTCTTGAAAGTATCTACAGGCATCATCTAGTTTACTCTCACGACAAAAGCTGTTAATCAACGTGGAGAACGAATGCATTCCAGGAAGAACACCGTTAGCTTTCATCTTATCCCAGACCTTTAGAGCCATATCTGTCCGTTCCTCGTTGCAGAACATCCTTACCATTATCTCGTATGTGCTCACAGTCGGTTCACAGCCAGGATCATTGCTCATTTTCTGAAAAACCGTATAAGCTTCACTCATTCTTCTGGCTTTTATAAGATGGTGAAGAATGATATCATAAGTTCGTGTATTGGGACCAATCTTACATCTCCTCATCTCATCAACTAGCCTATACGCATCGTCCATACACAAAGACCAGCAATAAGCTCCCACCATCGCGTTATAAGTGAACACCTCAAGATCAAAGCCACTACCCTTATACAACTCGAAATACTTAAGAGCTAGAACCAACCTTTTCTCCGACCCCAAACCATTTATCAACGTGCAATAAACATGAGGCGTCACCTTAATCTTCTTCCTTTCCATTTCGTGTAACAACTCAATCGCCTCATCATACTTCTTAACCTTGCAATGAGCATGAATCATGATCCCATAGCTAACAACATCAGGCTCGATACCATCAGCCATCATCTCGCGATAAACTTCATTCAACCTCAACAAGTTCTTTTCTTGACCCCATCCTTCTAACAATATCGTATACGACTTAATATTAGGCTTAAATTTCCTATTCTTCCATTTATCAAACACCTCTTGTGCATTCCCAACATGCCTAGACTTACTCAATGTATCAAGCAATCTATTGAAATCTTGCAATTCATGTATCAATCCATACTTCTCCATCCTCTCAAACGCCTCGATAGCTTCTTTAACCTTCCTAGCACGAGCAAATCTCCGCGAAACGAGTGCAAACGCTTCTTTACACAATAACCCTTTGGTTTTCAATTCATTAACCAAAATCCAAACCATCTTAAATTGCTTAATCTTTCCTAAAGCTTCAATCAAACCATGATAACTCTCTGCAGTATGAACAAACCCCTTCTGCTTCTCAGCCCAACGGAAGAAAGATAAAGCTAAAATCCCAGAATTGCTGAGCTTCTTTATAACTTCGTTAACTAATAAAGGACTCACATTTACTGAAGAAGAACTCAAAGCATCAGCAACATTGGTGTTTTTCAGTAAGATTTTGCAGATTCTTTCAGCTTCCTGGATAATTTCTGGGTTCTGGGGATTGGAAATGAGATGGGTATTCTTCACTGAATCgtaatgaattgatttgtttaagGGTAAAGAAGTAGTAGTACTGCTATCACCAGTAGACATTcgaaaaaaacaaatcaatttgTGGTTTTGGGGTCCATTTTTAATGGGGTTTTTGGAGCTGTGAAGTGAAAAGATTAGGGTTTTAGAGGTTTTAGGGATGTAGCTGAGGAATCGATGGTAACCCATTTCTCTAAATTTACTGTTTGGGTTTTGAAAACTGAGAAAATGGCGGACGGAGTGGAGAATTAGGGAAGATGAagcaaatgagaaaaaaaaaattgtttccttttattattttaagaaaaaaatgatttttttaaaaatacttttttatatacTATGACTTATAGGTTACGAGTTCAAGCACTAAAAGCAACTATTATCGTTTGTGCCACACTTTTTAATGTATGGGCTTTCCTTTGGATTATGCTAACACGAAATACTTTGTATACTGAATTGTCGCAAATATTGTGCGTCAATAAATTTTTGTCCTCTCTAAGTAGTTGTTTTGATGAGATGACATACGCAAAAAGAAAGAGactcataaaataatatgaaacaaTTTGAGCTCACTTTTACCCTTCTACACTaaattatcttcttctttttttgtctGCAAAAGCACTCAATTCAATTCGAACTGAAAATCATAGTGTCTGAACCGATTTGCATATACCTCGAGTATGTTCACGACTCACAAGATACCTGCCTTCGAGAGGCAGGCAGAGTATCAACTGGTAGTTCAATCTACCGTTTGTTGATACTGTTGCAGATATGTCTAGTCAACTATTAAAACGCGTATAAAAGGAAATACAAAAATAGTAGCTACATTTACAACCAACATAAACGCTCGAAGATAGTAACTTGGATAGCATTTGTACCTGACTTCTAAAGTATAGCAAAGCTGAAAAACAAAGTTCACAGAGAACTCAATAATCGATCTATTTAAACTGTGTGTAACACAATGTCCAGTGACGATAAAACTTAAGAAGGCATACATATACGAGATTTGAAAACTCATTAATAACTtacaatagaaaaaatatagaCGTGGTACAGTGGAGAGATTACTCTTATTGTTGGGAGACAGTATATATCGTGGCTCTACGATTACGTTGTACAAAGGCCACAGCTCAATCCAAAACTTGGAAAGAGCCTGTCGATGCTTCTTCCAACTCGCAATCTCAAAATGAACACTGAAGAAGCGGATAACGAAGAACATATCTCCCAATAAAGAATTGTAGACCAAAAATGCATCTAAGCTGAACGTACACAAACCTGGGGGTAAACTCAGGGCTAGTAGAAGTACCAGACATTCAAATCATACTTTGCTCGTCATCTGCATTGATTTGATTCTGAACTCAAATCTTGAAGCAGTCTTTGTACAGAatcctttaaatattttacttggGGTCCAGGTTTCAACACGTTGACATCACCCCACCGGGAACAAGGATCCATCCACCAATTCTTGCGACCGATGCACCATGCACCAGGCGTCACTCTGTTCGGGCTGCGCTTAAGGATATTCTGATCAATCATGTCAAGTACTGCCTCATCTCTATTAAACTGTCTAGCAAAAGCAGCTCCACTTTGCGCCATCAGATCGTAATCAGAAGTGTTAAGGAAGAGGGGCTCCATCTTAGGGGGGTTATCCCAAACCATATATCTCATGTCACTATTAACTGTGGTATTCTTAAAAGCCGGTGAATTGCAAACAACAGAATGGAAATAGACTTCTTCTGACAAAACTGCATTGGTAAAATACATTAGAAGGGTTCTAGGAAGGTTGTCCCATCCAAAAACACAGAACTCAAGAAATGGTCGGCTCAAGACAACCCAAGGAGAACCTGCATTTGAAATTTTACGTACCTCAGTCAGTcagcaatttttgaaaaaaatgtgttATATGTTGACTCAATCACAATGCAGTATGAAGAAGAACTCTACCAGTAAAAACTTTGAAAGCCTCAGGCATTGGCCGCTTTTCGGTGGCATAAAAAATTTGTGTCTTCCGCGCTAGGTATAGCCCTGGATCAACTACAATGGGTTTTACACGTTGACCCCTACAATTCCATTAGACAAAACAACTATTCAAGATTTTGGACATACAAATGTATGTGTTAATAACAACGAAAAAGTAGAAAACAATATTTTGCCTACTCTTTCCATCCAAGGTCGCTTGTGTGGTCGATAAAATTTACATCTCTACTGACAGATAAGAGGACATGAGATAAGTCTGAAAGCAGAGTAGAAACCATGTCAGAGTAGAAAAATGAGCAACAGAGTCAATCCACAGATACTATGTAGTAGTAATTATTATTAAGTCAAGCAGGACCTAGTATCAACATAACAAGGCAAATCTCCGAGTAAACATGCGACTGGATGTCTCATGCACGATGGTTCAATATTCATCAAGGAAATTCCTGGATGATTCAATATGCAAGGCCTATCCTTATCATTCGGCATATCAGCAGACTATAATGGTGATATAAATTAAGAGAAGTCGCCTGTCCATTCTTCAAAAGGAACCCTGTCCTAAAACCCGTTTTAACAGATGATTTCTAACTTATCATACACCCTATTGTTTCTGGCACTTggattattgtattatttttgtgGGAGTGACTATTCGTTTTTAGTATGATTTGTTAGTCATTTTGTCTTGGCTTCTTCACTCCCGTTGTCTCTTTTTCCGAACTTCTTTGTAATGCTTTTACTTGAGCAGAGAAACTATCGAAAACAATCTCTACCTTGTTGGGGTAAGGCTCGTCTTCACACTACCCTCCCCACACCTCACTAATGGGATTATATTGGGTATGTTATGTTTATTATCATAGACCCTATTATCCTTCGCACCCTTCCCCTCCCATCAATTGAGGAGAGACTATCGTTTTACCCCCCTCTCATATAAATAGTTTAGGAAAATAGAGGAATACTCATTTGCTTCCCTGCTCTTCTAACCAATTCGTCAATCAACTAAACCAAAATCCTGAACATAGTTGGTGCTTTTCATCTTATTGTTTAGAATAACTCCACCAAAATGTAGACAGAAGTTATTCTACATCTCTTACTCCGGTCGCTATTGGCAAGACAATATGTCTAAACAAATATCAAGCATTCAATAGATTTCCACTACATGACTCGGACTCGAACAATACATTCATCACGATGTTAATTGCAAGCGAAccttcctctcttgcttctacaGTTCATTAAGCAATTACTGATAAAGCTAAAGTTATATTTCTTCGAGAAAAAGTTGTTGGGATCATTTCATGGTTATAGAcgttatgattttttttcaaatctgtAAAGAACAATAGCCTGAACCAACGCAACTAGTCTTATGTACTTGAAAGGCCTTTTGACCGAGAATTATGATAATAAAACTAAAGCTACTTCAAGAAAATATCTAATAATTACTTGGAAAATTCCTTTTCTGCACATGGCTTCTGTAATTGAGTGCattcaatatatttaaattgatacaactaaaaaaaagaatctcCATCACATGGAATAGATCTACCACCAAATATTAGCAAATAAGCAGGACATGAAACTTTTACATCCTTTGTGCCCCCAAGTGTTAGGGAAAGAAAACGAATCATCCTCTAGCATAGTTAAGATAGCTCTAATATAAAGATACTAGTCGGCAAATTAGTTGGCCAACCATCTACAGATAGGAAGGCTAGATGTAAGCATAGTTGGATCAAATGAACTCAAGCAGAATCACTGTCAAACGGTACATTAAACACTTGCCGCAAATGAACTGGTCTTCTGAAAAGTTATTCTAATTATAGGTCACTCAACTAGAGTTTCATGTTATTTCGAGTGAACACAAAATCTCAATATTTCTTTAGAGGAGCAAAAATAAGAAGATATATACCGACAAACAACACTAAACTATCACATATCATAAGAATGAGAACTTCCCCGTAATTACCCCGACAAGAAATAATACTCATATCTTTCCAACTTCATTCACCAATCATATACCATAAAAACACAATGCTCCATGTAAAATGAGCTTGATCCAGAAGCACAAACCAAAAGCGACAAATTTCTAAACTGACACACTAATCCAGTTGGCAAGACAGTATTAGTCAATAGTACAATGACATGAGatccaacaacaacatacccagtgtaatcctACAAGTGGGATCCGGGGAAGGTCCCAGACCTTGTAGACAATGACATGAGATCCAAAAATCAAACTTTTGACTCACATACAGCTCATATCCAAAACTTAAAACTCATCCAGAGGACAAAAAATCGAAACTTTAAGCAAAACTAACTACCAAAATTCAAAACTCATGAATCTTTTTACCAATTATAAGCTTCTACCTTATCATATAGTCAATCAGAAGCAATCTTATCCAAACAAATAAACTCAATTATGAACAAAACAATAACCAATTCAGCTAAAGCAAAAACTTACCATCTTGTGTAATTAAAGGATAATCAGAGGCACTTAGATTAACAAACCAATCCCATCCATCATCCACCTTCAACAAAATTGATACTGCCCTAAGCATTGCCGCTATATTAGTTGAACCCATATAAGTAACTGGATCAGGCTTTCCAACCACATCCACATTCCCAAAAGCCTGAATTACTGGCACAGATTTCACTAACATCCCAAGCTTCCATCTTTCTTCATCACTCCCATCAGTACCAATGTGCAACAAATACCTATTCCTAGGATGATACACAGCTAACAAAAGTCTAAAAATCCTATCACTATCTCCCCCTCCACCTGAAATGTAGTATGCAAATGCAGGTGGATGTCCACGCCCGTGATTCACGGGCGTGGCAAATCTCCTCTGTAATGAAAATGCATAGTATGATGAGCTAAAACCAGAAATGGAagacaaaaatatcaaaagtgaTACAAAAGCTGCACAAAAAAGTGCATACAACCATTTCTTTTCAGCTCCCATCTTTAAACTACACTCAACatagaaacataaaataaaaattcaatctttatcAGAATTTTCCAAAATTCTGATCTGGggttatgaaaaaaatgattttggtAACAATGGGTTTAAGAATCTTCAACTAAAAATAGGTTCTTTCAAGATCTTTCCATTCACTCAAACACAATTCTCATTAACTTCATCAAAATCaagaaccttttttttttctcttctcaaaATTAGGATTTTTGAGATCTTCAAAACAGTGGGGaaaaaaatacccttctcaacAAATACTAAATCAAGAAAACACCCTTTTCATAATAGTAAGTAATTAAACTTTctgaaatttttatttctaattataacataaaaattgtgGAAATAtgaatttagggttagggtttgaaAGAGATGTGtgtattaataagttaaaatgAAGATGAAAATTTAAGCAAAGAAGATTTAGAAATGGAAgcaaagttttaaaatttttatttttatttttttatgaaaaaatcacTATTTTTGATCTATTAGCTaagcaaataaataaaattaatagtacTATTTGTAAAAGATAGGTTTCTCGTATTACTCGCGGATAGAGAGCGTGGAAACACGATGAAGCTATTGACAAGAGATGTGTTTATTACGTGCTTATATTGAGAGTGGGATTGATAAATCACAGGTGAATTTACTCAAATCTACTTTTATTAGAACTTTGGGAGGTTGGAgagccaaaaattaaaaatttttatttttattttgatgttcgATATCTTTGAATTCGAGAGCTATAATTAAAGATTTTATcgatttaagaaatatattttttcgtGGTACTCATATTTGATTAGATATTaagttcataaaaaaattaaactttttttaagatATATAATGTGAATTCATATTTGTCCTCTAAGTTTCCTACCATAGAAAGAAATAGTATTAggaaaaattcataaattcatcGTTAATTCTATTTAGTAATGaattataaaaagatattttggCTATAATAATTTCGTGGCGAAGTTAATAAtcaatttcaacttttttcttAGTCAAATATAGTGATTCTTGTCTCGTCATTTAGttttatatgtcttttattCATTCTAACGACGacgagaaagaaaaaaaactaactaaaaaggACTCACATTGAACTTATG
The window above is part of the Solanum pennellii chromosome 5, SPENNV200 genome. Proteins encoded here:
- the LOC107020082 gene encoding putative fasciclin-like arabinogalactan protein 20, whose amino-acid sequence is MAKSSITMAFYKPFFFFFSSLLYFSTAQSPPPPPPPQSLINAAETLSNSGYISMSLTLELIADTVISRATKNSLTGSALTIFSPPDSSFSDFGQPSLSHILLHFSPVSISLSSLQSLPFSSKIPSLSPSSSLYVTSVGSDSRVSINNVEIVGSPIYDDGYVIVFGIEDFFTQNFTQPETNRNPNFKSSPQCIRLDPFSRFYEVSLMLKSKGYLIMASFLELQLIGFLKNTELKLTVFAPMDDAIVGFSGDFPVYQQLFLRHLVPCVLYWTDLNEMVNGTEFKNYVNGLSLTITKVNDVSFVNGVEITYPDLYYNDWVVVHGLQSLIPLPDEIDGEIHEDPVKPEVDASIAPDRSEF
- the LOC107019060 gene encoding pentatricopeptide repeat-containing protein At1g71060, mitochondrial, translated to MGYHRFLSYIPKTSKTLIFSLHSSKNPIKNGPQNHKLICFFRMSTGDSSTTTSLPLNKSIHYDSVKNTHLISNPQNPEIIQEAERICKILLKNTNVADALSSSSVNVSPLLVNEVIKKLSNSGILALSFFRWAEKQKGFVHTAESYHGLIEALGKIKQFKMVWILVNELKTKGLLCKEAFALVSRRFARARKVKEAIEAFERMEKYGLIHELQDFNRLLDTLSKSRHVGNAQEVFDKWKNRKFKPNIKSYTILLEGWGQEKNLLRLNEVYREMMADGIEPDVVSYGIMIHAHCKVKKYDEAIELLHEMERKKIKVTPHVYCTLINGLGSEKRLVLALKYFELYKGSGFDLEVFTYNAMVGAYCWSLCMDDAYRLVDEMRRCKIGPNTRTYDIILHHLIKARRMSEAYTVFQKMSNDPGCEPTVSTYEIMVRMFCNEERTDMALKVWDKMKANGVLPGMHSFSTLINSFCRESKLDDACRYFQEMLDMGMRPPIPLFDNLKRALLDEGKEDIVKALWRKLEKLRKSPLVG
- the LOC107018700 gene encoding beta-glucuronosyltransferase GlcAT14A; translated protein: MGAEKKWLYALFCAAFVSLLIFLSSISGFSSSYYAFSLQRRFATPVNHGRGHPPAFAYYISGGGGDSDRIFRLLLAVYHPRNRYLLHIGTDGSDEERWKLGMLVKSVPVIQAFGNVDVVGKPDPVTYMGSTNIAAMLRAVSILLKVDDGWDWFVNLSASDYPLITQDDLSHVLLSVSRDVNFIDHTSDLGWKEGQRVKPIVVDPGLYLARKTQIFYATEKRPMPEAFKVFTGSPWVVLSRPFLEFCVFGWDNLPRTLLMYFTNAVLSEEVYFHSVVCNSPAFKNTTVNSDMRYMVWDNPPKMEPLFLNTSDYDLMAQSGAAFARQFNRDEAVLDMIDQNILKRSPNRVTPGAWCIGRKNWWMDPCSRWGDVNVLKPGPQVKYLKDSVQRLLQDLSSESNQCR